The window TCTTCTCGAACCGCTCGGGAACGATCTGTATCTGACCGTTTTGCACCACGGCGTGCATGAGCTCTTTTAAGGTGACCTGTTGCCCCGCCGCGATCCCTTTGATATTTGAATGGGGAAGGATGAATGCCTTGTTGACGTTCACAAACCATTGAAGCGAAGGGAGCGGCTCCACCGGGCGCGCGCACCGGTAGCAGATGCTCAAATTCTGGTCCACCTCTTCTTCTTTGAGCAGGAGCCCTTCGTTCTTCAGCCAATCCACAAATTTCGCGCGCGCCTCTTTCACCTTGAGTCCCGCGTATGAGAGACCCGCTTCTTTTGTCATGGTGCCGTCTTCAGCAATCACCTTGATGAGTGGAAGGTCGTTTTTCTTTGCCATGTCGTAGTCTGTCATGGAGTGTGCGGGAGTGACGCCGAGCGCCCCCGTTCCGTATGCCGTATCCACCGCTTCATCAGCGATCACTTTGATCGTTTGCGCCCCGTGCCCGAGATCAACGGTAAATATCTCCCCGATGTACGCTTTATATCTTTCGTCATTTGGATTCACGGCAACGGCGCTGTCGCCGAGCTTTGTTTCCGGACGGGTGGTTGCGATCGCGAATGGAAAATCTTTGGCGTATTTGAAAGTATAGAGCACCGCTTTTTTTTCTTTGTACTCCACCTCATCATCAGAAAGAGTGGAATAACAATGGGGGCACCAGTTCACAATGCGATAGTCCCGGTAGATGAGTCCGTCATCGTACATCTTCTTGAAAGCGGTACGCACCGCGATAGTGCGCTTTTCATCCAGCGTGAATGCTTCCCGCGACCAGTCAATGGAAGAACCCATCTTTTTTATCTGGTGCACGATCGTATCGTGGCTTTCTTTTGCGAATTGATGTACGCGTTTCAGGAACTCTTCGCGTCCGACATCGTGGCGTGTTTTACCTTCCTCGTCGTACATCTTTTTTTCCACTTTTGTTTGCGTGGCGATGGCCGCATGGTCGGTGCCGGGAAGCCATAAGGTCTTTTTTCCTCTCATGCGATTGTATCGCACCAAAATGTCCTCAATAGCGAGCATCTCGGAATGTCCCATGTGGAGCGTTCCCGTGACGTTGGGAGGAGGGAGAACAATAGAGAATGTTTCCGCGTCTTTGGCACATACGCCCTTTTCCACACACACATCGGGATTAAAAAAACCGCTCTCTTCCCAGAGCTGGTAGATCCTATCCTCGGTCGCTTCCGGGTCGTAGGGTTTCGTGAGCTTTTCGTCCATATATGGGCTCATGATACCATATTTCGGCGTTTTGGGAACGAATTTAGAGGCTTAAGTTCCCCTCTGCATATATGCGCGCGGGTGATTTTGCTTTCCCGCCTTTTAGGAAACGGAAGTATCCCGCAACGCCGATCATGATGGCATTGTCGGTGGTCGCGGCGCGCTCGGGAAGCATGAGTGTTATGCCGGAGAGCTCGGTTTTCACCATCTCCGCAAGATCTCTGCGTATCTTTGTATTGGCAGACACTCCTCCGCCTAAGACGATGGTCTTGATCTTATATGCGCGCGCGGCGGTGAGAGTTTTTTTAACGAGCACGTCAGCAACCGCTTGTTCAAATTCTTTCGCGATAG of the Patescibacteria group bacterium genome contains:
- a CDS encoding valine--tRNA ligase, which gives rise to MDEKLTKPYDPEATEDRIYQLWEESGFFNPDVCVEKGVCAKDAETFSIVLPPPNVTGTLHMGHSEMLAIEDILVRYNRMRGKKTLWLPGTDHAAIATQTKVEKKMYDEEGKTRHDVGREEFLKRVHQFAKESHDTIVHQIKKMGSSIDWSREAFTLDEKRTIAVRTAFKKMYDDGLIYRDYRIVNWCPHCYSTLSDDEVEYKEKKAVLYTFKYAKDFPFAIATTRPETKLGDSAVAVNPNDERYKAYIGEIFTVDLGHGAQTIKVIADEAVDTAYGTGALGVTPAHSMTDYDMAKKNDLPLIKVIAEDGTMTKEAGLSYAGLKVKEARAKFVDWLKNEGLLLKEEEVDQNLSICYRCARPVEPLPSLQWFVNVNKAFILPHSNIKGIAAGQQVTLKELMHAVVQNGQIQIVPERFEKTYFHWIENLRDWCISRQIWYGHQIPVWYRGEEIYTGVEGPEGAGWEQDPDTLDTWFSSGLWTFSTLGWPEETEDLRTYHPTAILETGYDILFFWVARMILMSTYLLGDIPFKNVYLHGLVRDERGRKMSKSIGNVIDPLDMIKIYGTDATRMSLIIGTSPGNDMKLSEDKIKAYKHFANKIWNITRFVVSNTEGVDLSAKPALSDHDKKNVEELDELVADITKEIEQYHFYLAGEKLYHYVWRRFADAIIEESKPRLYGHNASEKLSAQWTLFHILTTTVTLLHPFMPFITEEVWSMLPHNKKNLLMIEPWPIQ